From the Hevea brasiliensis isolate MT/VB/25A 57/8 chromosome 15, ASM3005281v1, whole genome shotgun sequence genome, one window contains:
- the LOC110673480 gene encoding probable beta-1,3-galactosyltransferase 2 isoform X1, whose translation MTWKSKGVDASVKSVVSKKWSLLLCIGCFCGGMLFSDRIWAVPEIEGMSRTTRFEDEKLKLLSEGCAPETKDVKPESKDIMGEVSKTHQAIQTLDKTISNLEMELAAARAVQESMLNGSPVSNNLKITQSSRKRKYLMVVGINTAFSSRKRRDSVRATWMPQGDKRKKLEEEKGIIIRFVIGHSATAGGILDRAIEAEDKKHGDFLRLEHVEGYLELSAKTKTYFATAVATWDADFYVKVDDDVHVNIATLGATLARHLSKPRVYIGCMKSGPVLAQKGVKYHEPEYWKFGEEGNKYFRHATGQLYAISNDLAAYISINQHVLHKYANEDVSLGSWFIGLDIEHIDERRLCCGTPPDCEWKAQAGNLCVASFDWSCSGICKSVERIKEVHRRCGEGENALSSAEF comes from the exons ATGACTTGGAAGAGTAAAGGAGTAGATGCATCTGTAAAGAGTGTGGTGTCAAAGAAATGGAGCCTTCTGCTTTGTATTGGTTGCTTCTGTGGTGGGATGCTATTCTCGGACAG AATATGGGCTGTGCCTGAAATTGAAGGTATGTCAAGGACAACAAGGTTTGAAGATGAAAAGTTGAAGCTACTTTCAGAGGGATGTGCCCCAGAAACT AAGGATGTAAAGCCCGAATCCAAGGACATCATGGGAGAAGTTTCAAAGACACATCAAGCTATCCA AACTCTGGATAAAACAATATCAAATTTGGAAATGGAGTTAGCTGCTGCAAGGGCTGTGCAGGAATCCATGCTAAATGGTTCACCAGTATCAAACAATTTGAAAATCACTCAATCAAGTAGGAAAAGaaagtatttaatggttgtaggCATAAATACTGCTTTTAGCAGCAGAAAGCGAAGAGATTCAGTTCGTGCTACTTGGATGCCTCAAG GCGACAAAAGAAAGAAGCTTGAGGAAGAGAAGGGCATCATAATTCGCTTTGTAATAGGTCACAG TGCCACAGCAGGTGGTATTCTTGACAGAGCTATTGAAGCAGAAGATAAGAAGCATGGTGACTTCTTGAGACTG GAGCATGTTGAGGGTTACCTTGAATTGTCTGCAAAAACAAAGACATACTTTGCTACTGCTGTTGCTACGTGGGATGCGGATTTTTATGTCAAAGTTGATGATGATGTGCATGTAAATATAG CCACACTTGGAGCAACTTTAGCTAGGCATCTGTCAAAACCCAGAGTTTATATAGGATGTATGAAGTCTGGTCCAGTCCTTGCTCAAAA GGGAGTGAAATACCATGAGCCTGAGTATTGGAAATTTGGGGAAGAGGGAAACAAATATTTTCGTCATGCTACAGGCCAGCTGTATGCTATTTCAAATGATTTGGCTGCTTACATATCAATCAACCA GCATGTGCTACACAAGTATGCTAATGAGGATGTTTCATTGGGGTCATGGTTTATTGGATTGGATATAGAGCATATTGATGAGCGGAGACTCTGTTGTGGTACTCCACCTG ATTGTGAGTGGAAGGCTCAGGCGGGTAACCTCTGTGTAGCTTCATTTGATTGGAGCTGTAGTGGGATTTGCAAGTCTGTGGAGAGAATCAAGGAGGTTCACCGGCGTTGCGGTGAAGGCGAGAATGCTTTGTCGAGTGCAGAATTCTGA
- the LOC110673480 gene encoding probable beta-1,3-galactosyltransferase 2 isoform X2, translated as MTWKSKGVDASVKSVVSKKWSLLLCIGCFCGGMLFSDRIWAVPEIEGMSRTTRFEDEKLKLLSEGCAPETDVKPESKDIMGEVSKTHQAIQTLDKTISNLEMELAAARAVQESMLNGSPVSNNLKITQSSRKRKYLMVVGINTAFSSRKRRDSVRATWMPQGDKRKKLEEEKGIIIRFVIGHSATAGGILDRAIEAEDKKHGDFLRLEHVEGYLELSAKTKTYFATAVATWDADFYVKVDDDVHVNIATLGATLARHLSKPRVYIGCMKSGPVLAQKGVKYHEPEYWKFGEEGNKYFRHATGQLYAISNDLAAYISINQHVLHKYANEDVSLGSWFIGLDIEHIDERRLCCGTPPDCEWKAQAGNLCVASFDWSCSGICKSVERIKEVHRRCGEGENALSSAEF; from the exons ATGACTTGGAAGAGTAAAGGAGTAGATGCATCTGTAAAGAGTGTGGTGTCAAAGAAATGGAGCCTTCTGCTTTGTATTGGTTGCTTCTGTGGTGGGATGCTATTCTCGGACAG AATATGGGCTGTGCCTGAAATTGAAGGTATGTCAAGGACAACAAGGTTTGAAGATGAAAAGTTGAAGCTACTTTCAGAGGGATGTGCCCCAGAAACT GATGTAAAGCCCGAATCCAAGGACATCATGGGAGAAGTTTCAAAGACACATCAAGCTATCCA AACTCTGGATAAAACAATATCAAATTTGGAAATGGAGTTAGCTGCTGCAAGGGCTGTGCAGGAATCCATGCTAAATGGTTCACCAGTATCAAACAATTTGAAAATCACTCAATCAAGTAGGAAAAGaaagtatttaatggttgtaggCATAAATACTGCTTTTAGCAGCAGAAAGCGAAGAGATTCAGTTCGTGCTACTTGGATGCCTCAAG GCGACAAAAGAAAGAAGCTTGAGGAAGAGAAGGGCATCATAATTCGCTTTGTAATAGGTCACAG TGCCACAGCAGGTGGTATTCTTGACAGAGCTATTGAAGCAGAAGATAAGAAGCATGGTGACTTCTTGAGACTG GAGCATGTTGAGGGTTACCTTGAATTGTCTGCAAAAACAAAGACATACTTTGCTACTGCTGTTGCTACGTGGGATGCGGATTTTTATGTCAAAGTTGATGATGATGTGCATGTAAATATAG CCACACTTGGAGCAACTTTAGCTAGGCATCTGTCAAAACCCAGAGTTTATATAGGATGTATGAAGTCTGGTCCAGTCCTTGCTCAAAA GGGAGTGAAATACCATGAGCCTGAGTATTGGAAATTTGGGGAAGAGGGAAACAAATATTTTCGTCATGCTACAGGCCAGCTGTATGCTATTTCAAATGATTTGGCTGCTTACATATCAATCAACCA GCATGTGCTACACAAGTATGCTAATGAGGATGTTTCATTGGGGTCATGGTTTATTGGATTGGATATAGAGCATATTGATGAGCGGAGACTCTGTTGTGGTACTCCACCTG ATTGTGAGTGGAAGGCTCAGGCGGGTAACCTCTGTGTAGCTTCATTTGATTGGAGCTGTAGTGGGATTTGCAAGTCTGTGGAGAGAATCAAGGAGGTTCACCGGCGTTGCGGTGAAGGCGAGAATGCTTTGTCGAGTGCAGAATTCTGA
- the LOC110673418 gene encoding autophagy-related protein 8C-like has translation MAKSSFKLEHPLERRHAESARIREKYPDRIPVIVERAERSDIPNIDKKKYLVPSDLTVGQFVYVVRKRIKLSAEKAIFIFVKNILPPTAAMMSAIYEENKDEDGFLYMTYSGENTFGESF, from the exons ATGGCCAAGAGCTCCTTCAAGTTGGAACACCCCCTCG AAAGGAGGCACGCAGAATCAGCTCGTATTAGGGAGAAATATCCTGATAGAATACCA GTTATCGTGGAGAGGGCTGAAAGAAGTGACATACCCAACATTGACAAAAAGAA ATATCTGGTTCCTTCTGATCTGACTGTTGGCCAGTTTGTTTATGTGGTCCGCAAGAGAATAAAGCTCAGTGCTGAGAAGGCTATATTCATCTTTGTCAAGAACATTTTGCCGCCCACTG CTGCCATGATGTCTGCAATTTATGAGGAAAACAAAGACGAGGATGGCTTCCTCTACATGACTTATAGTGGGGAGAACACATTTGGAGAATCATTCTGA